A region from the Vicia villosa cultivar HV-30 ecotype Madison, WI linkage group LG3, Vvil1.0, whole genome shotgun sequence genome encodes:
- the LOC131662294 gene encoding cytochrome P450 71D9-like, translated as MAPLVLYFAFLFTFVLLTFMVQNIRKKKSYSTYNIPRGPRKLPIIGNIHNLLSSHPHRKLRDLANKYGPVMHLQLGEISTIVISSPEFAKEVMKTHDINFATRPRLLATDIMAYNSTNIAFAPYGNYWRQLRKICTLELLSLKRVNSYQPIREDVLSNLVKWIASQNGSPINLTEAVISSIYTIVSRSAFGIKCKGQEKFIAVVKESIKVAAGFDLGDLFPSAKWLQHITGLRPKLERFHRQTDEVLENIINEHKEARYAKAKDDEGEVEEDLVDVLLKYEDGSDMDFSLTKNNIKAIIQDMFGAGGETSASAIDWAMAEMIRDPRIMKKAQDEVREVFKTKGRVDENHINELNYLKSVVKETLRLHPPVPLLLPRECGQTCQINGYHIPSKSKVIVNAWAIARDPNYWTEPERFYPERFIDSAIDNKGSNFEYIPFGAGRRICPGITFGLRNIELALAMLLYHFDWKLPSGTKSEELDMTEQFGVTVRRKDDLLVLPFVYHPLNVK; from the exons ATGGCTCCATTAGTCCTCTACTTTGCATTTCTTTTCACCTTTGTCCTCTTAACCTTTATGGTTCAAAAcataagaaagaagaaaagttatTCAACTTATAACATACCAAGAGGACCTAGAAAGCTACCTATTATAGGAAATATACATAATCTGTTAAGCTCTCATCCCCATCGAAAATTAAGAGACTTGGCCAACAAATATGGACCTGTGATGCATCTTCAACTTGGAGAGATTTCTACTATTGTCATTTCATCACCGGAGTTTGCCAAAGAGGTGATGAAAACCCATGATATTAACTTTGCAACAAGGCCTCGACTCCTAGCTACAGATATAATGGCTTACAATTCCACAAACATAGCTTTTGCTCCGTATGGTAATTACTGGAGACAGCTACGAAAAATCTGCACTTTGGAGCTTTTAAGCCTAAAAAGAGTCAACTCATACCAACCGATTAGAGAAGACGTGCTTTCCAATCTTGTCAAATGGATTGCTTCGCAGAATGGATCGCCAATCAACCTCACTGAAGCTGTAATTTCTTCAATATACACTATTGTTTCGAGGTCTGCCTTTGGCATTAAATGCAAAGGCCAGGAAAAATTTATAGCAGTGGTAAAAGAATCGATAAAGGTTGCAGCAGGTTTTGACTTGGGAGATTTATTTCCTTCTGCTAAATGGCTTCAACATATTACTGGTTTGAGGCCTAAGCTTGAGAGGTTTCATCGACAAACTGATGAGGTATtagaaaatatcatcaatgaacataaAGAGGCAAGGTACGCAAAAGCCAAAGATGATGAAggtgaagtagaagaagatctgGTAGACGTTCTCTTAAAATACGAGGATGGCAGCGACATGGATTTTTCCTTAACAAAAAACAATATTAAGGCCATAATCCAG gatatgtTTGGTGCTGGAGGCGAGACATCTGCAAGCGCCATAGATTGGGCAATGGCAGAAATGATAAGGGATCCAAGAATAATGAAGAAAGCACAAGATGAGGTGAGAGaggttttcaaaacaaaaggaaGGGTTGATGAAAATCACATCAACGAATTAAATTATTTGAAATCAGTTGTCAAAGAAACCCTGAGGTTACACCCTCCAGTACCACTTTTGCTACCAAGAGAATGTGGTCAAACATGTCAGATAAATGGTTATCACATACCGAGTAAAAGTAAGGTGATAGTCAATGCTTGGGCAATTGCACGAGATCCAAACTACTGGACAGAACCAGAGAGGTTTTATCCAGAGAGATTCATTGACAGCGCCATTGACAATAAAGGAAGTAACTTTGAGTACATTCCATTTGGTGCCGGAAGAAGGATATGCCCAGGGATCACATTTGGTTTGAGAAATATAGAGCTAGCTCTTGCAATGCTGTTGTATCATTTCGACTGGAAGCTACCCAGCGGAACCAAAAGTGAAGAATTGGACATGACTGAGCAATTTGGAGTCACTGTGAGAAGAAAAGATGATCTTTTAGTGCTCCCTTTTGTTTATCATCCTTTGAATGTCAAGTAA
- the LOC131662292 gene encoding cytochrome P450 71D11-like produces MALQILNFFTLFAIFMFMIIALKIKNHCKKYDSNTKKIPPGPWKLPIIGNIHNLVTTNPPRKLRDLAKIYGPLMHLQLGEIFFVVVSSPEIAREVLKTHDIIFASRPHLLVTEIAAYNSTDIAFSPYGDYWRQLRKICATELLSTRRVKTLWPVREKEINSLLRKISSNEGTEFNLTQAVISMMYTFTSMAAFGKKYSEQEEFISIVKQLIKLAGGFYIGDLFPSAKWIQNFSGMRPKLEKLSQQVDRILEHIIDDHKETRSRRDKQGLPEEDEDLIDSLLKFHDNDRDTDFHLTSDNVKAIILDMFTGGSDTAASLINWTMAEMLKDTRVLKKAQAEVREVINKRGKIDEATFEEFNYLKAVIKESLRLHPSVPLLLPRENSQAVEINGYDIPEKSRVIVNAWAIGKDPNYWIEPDKFYPERFIDSLIEYKGNNFEYIPFGAGKRICPGMKYGLANTEQVLALLLYHFDWKLPNGMKNVELEMAEEFGINMSRKGDLHLIPITSHQLLVI; encoded by the exons ATGGCTCTTCAAATTCTCAACTTCTTCACCCTTTTTGCTATTTTTATGTTCATGATCATTGCATTAAAAATTAAGAATCATTGTAAAAAATATGATTCAAATACTAAAAAAATACCCCCGGGGCCATGGAAGTTACCAATTATAGGCAATATTCACAATCTTGTTACAACAAACCCACCTAGAAAATTAAGAGATTTAGCAAAAATTTATGGACCCTTGATGCATCTCCAACTTGGCGAGATCTTCTTCGTAGTTGTTTCATCACCAGAAATTGCTAGGGAGGTCCTGAAAACACATGATATTATCTTTGCATCAAGGCCTCATCTTCTAGTCACAGAAATAGCTGCTTATAATTCAACGGATATAGCTTTTTCCCCTTATGGTGATTACTGGAGACAACTCAGAAAGATTTGTGCTACTGAGCTTTTGAGCACAAGAAGGGTTAAAACTCTTTGGCCTGTAAGAGAGAAAGAGATCAACTCTCTCTTAAGAAAGATTTCTTCAAATGAAGGAACAGAATTCAATCTTACTCAAGCAGTTATTTCAATGATGTATACTTTCACTTCAATGGCGGCGTTTGGTAAGAAATATTCAGAACAAGAAGAATTCATATCAATTGTAAAACAACTTATAAAACTTGCTGGAGGGTTCTATATCGGTGACTTGTTTCCTTCAGCTAAATGGATTCAAAATTTCTCTGGAATGAGGCCTAAGCTTGAGAAGTTAAGCCAACAAGTAGACAGGATATTAGAACATATCATCGATGACCATAAAGAAACAAGATCAAGAAGAGATAAACAAGGTCTgcctgaagaagatgaagatctgaTCGATAGTCTTTTGAAATTTCACGACAACGACAGGGATACGGATTTTCATTTAACTTCTGATAATGTCAAGGCCATAATTTTG GATATGTTCACTGGTGGAAGTGACACAGCAGCATCTCTTATTAACTGGACAATGGCTGAGATGTTGAAGGATACTAGAGTTTTGAAGAAAGCACAAGCTGAAGTGAGAGAAGTGATTAATAAGAGAGGAAAGATCGATGAAGCTACGTTTGAAGAATTCAACTATTTAAAAGCAGTAATCAAAGAGTCACTAAGATTACACCCTTCTGTTCCTCTCCTTCTTCCAAGGGAAAATAGTCAAGCTGTTGAGATTAATGGCTATGACATACCTGAAAAAAGTAGGGTCATAGTTAATGCTTGGGCCATTGGAAAGGATCCAAATTATTGGATTGAGCCAGATAAGTTTTATCCTGAAAGGTTTATTGATAGTTTGATTGAGTACAAGGGAAATAATTTTGAGTACATTCCATTTGGTGCTGGAAAGAGAATTTGTCCGGGCATGAAGTATGGTTTGGCTAATACTGAGCAGGTTCTTGCACTTTTATTGTATCATTTTGATTGGAAGCTGCCCAATGGTATGAAAAATGTGGAATTGGAGATGGCAGAAGAGTTTGGAATTAATATGTCAAGAAAAGGCGACCTACACTTGATTCCCATCACTTCTCATCAGTTGCTTGTAATATAA